The DNA sequence AACACAGGCTTTATTTATCTGCCCACTGTAGAGCCACTTAGTTGCCCATGATATTTGATAATCAGGCGTGAATATCGACGTCCTTTGTTCCAAGTTTTGTTAGCATTACAGGAAATTGTGGCTTGTTAGCTAAAGTTAGCTGCTATGGGAGTTTCGCAGGTGCCACACGAACAAGCAAGGCCTGTCTGAACGGGCGCATTGCCGGAAGGTCCCCGTGCTCATACTATAGCCTACCATCTTGGAGGGCAACTAAAGCAGGCTAGCTAACTAACTTCACCTAACTACATTTTGATTGTATTTTATATTCATCATGACAAAGCCAGGTTACAATGTCAACTTTGAAAATTCTCCAAATTACCAGGTGTGGcttgctaattagctagctaaaatataGCCAGAACAAGGCATAGCATAGCTCTCGCATGGGCCTAACGTTACAGAAATTCTGTTGGGCAGAGCACGTTCCCAACTAGCTATACATAGCCTGCTAATGTTCACTAATTATCTTGACGGTGCGCAATCAGACGTTAATGTTAAACTTTTCTCATCCAGAGTGTCTTTTATGAATAATCAAAAGCAGCAAAAGCCAACGCTAACCGGCCAGCGTTTCAAAACGAGGAAAAGAGGTAAGTTGGGCATCTTCATTGTCGACCAATTTGCCTCTACTTGTTTGGTTCACCTAGCTGTGTCAACATGGTACCGGCGGTGAAATTATGACATGTTTTTCAACAGATGAAAAGGAGAGATTTGACCCTACTCAGTTTCAAGAAAGTATCGTACAAGGCTTGAATCAAACTGGATCTGATTTGGAAGCTGTTGCAAAATTCCTTGATGCCTCTGGCGCCAAGCTTGACTACCGCCGGTATGCAGAGACACTCTTTGACATCCTGGTGGCTGGCGGAATGCTTGGTGAGTACAGATCTTTAAGTAGTGTTTAAAGTCAGTAGCTTTCAGGGATCCCTTGCCTCCTTCCAAAGTCCCACCCATCTGACCTTCTTCTACAATGCGCTTTGAGGAGGAAAGAGGATTCTAGGGAAGTTTTAGAGGATGTGTAGTGTTGGCTGTCAGTTTCCATTCCATTTGGAAAGCTGCTGTTGTCCAGATTAGCGCACTgacactctttctcccccttcacCTCTTTGCAGCCCCAGGAGGGAGTATATCTGATGACCTGACCCGCACAGAGTTCTGCCTCTTCACTGCACAAGAGGACCTTGAGACAATGCAAGCATATGCTCAGGTAAGAGGATGTGGAAATAATTTTACtgcaaagtatctatatcaatgCTGTATAATAACACTTACCACAGTGTCACATCTTACTTTGTTTTGAACCTGTAGGTTTTTAACAAGCTGATCCGGCGTTACAAGTACCTGGAGAAAGGGTTTGAGGAGGAGATCAAGAAGGTGAGACAGTTGGTTTGAACTCCTGCTTGGCAGTTGGCACTGATGAATGTTACACACATTGGAACCTGCATGGATTATTTGAatgggatattttattttcacGACAAAGAACTAAAACATTTACCCTGCAGGCTCATTATTTTATCTACTCCGCAGTTGCTGCTGTTTTTAAAAGGGTTCACCGAATCAGAGCGCAACAAGCTGGCCATGCTCACTGGCATTCTGTTGGCCAATGGAAACATATCAGCTGCCGTCATTGGAAGTCTCTTCAACGAGAACGTGGTCAAAGAGGGTGAGTGTCTGCCAGCCCACCACTATCTTTACCTGGACCTGTCCAATAAGAGCTGCTTGTTTTCATTTTAATTTTTCCCAATTGTTTGGTTACGGTGGCCCCAAATGAACATGGCCCTCTTCACTGGAAACTTTTTGTTAAATGGTCTCTGAAATGGACACAGTATTCAGGCACATTGTATGAACCCAATGTCTCTGAAATGAACATGTTTTTAGTTAATACAAAATAGTGATTTGAGTGCTGTTCATAGCAGGGTACCTGCTGCTTTGACTGTTGCTTTATGACTGTTTGCAGGAGTATCTGCAGCCTTTGCTGTCAAACTGTTCAAGTCCTGGATCTACGAAAGGGACATCAATGCTGTCGCTGTCGCTCTCCGCAAAGTCAGCATGGACAACAGGCTGATGGTAAAGCTTTAATTccttactatatatatatataacccccCCTCCAAGCATACCAATATGTATAGAAGAGTAAGGGGCGGTTTCCTCAACACAGATTAAAGGGATAGCTCTCCAAAATGATATACATTTCCTTACAACATTTAATGGCACTGgagaggatggctgacgttttattggctcttaaccaaccgtgctattgttttttccccccgcattgcttgtaacttattttgtacataatgttgttgctgctactgtctcttatgaccgaaaggagcttttggacatcagaacagcgattactcccCTTGAATTGGACTAAGAATtgttctttaatgagtcggacgagaGGAATTTACTCCAGTCaccgaacaggccctcatccccgtcattcacaggagaaagagaggtttTGCGGAAGGAGAGCgaggtgccttgtgaggatccggTGACGAGTgactaatctgcctttgccatccgtactattagccaatgtacaatcactggaaaataaatgggatgaactAAAAGCATCTATattctaccaacgggacattaaactgtaatatcttatgtttcacagagtcgtggctgaatgacgacatgagcAACTTaaagctggtgggttatacaagcgatcggcaggatagaacagcagcctctcttaaaacctcttgagacatttgcgtcccgcTTATCCttaactggccaattgccaggagaaatgcagagcgccagatcaTATAAAAttgaaactttcattaaatcacacgtgtaagatactcaattagagctacactcgttgtgaatccagccaacatgtcagattttttaaatactttttggcgaaagcataagaagctattatctgagcCTTAGCCTGCACAATCTGCACCAGCAGTGAACAAAGGAGCTAGCATATtacaaccctgcaggcgctacacaaaacgctgaaataaaatataaaacatgcattacctttgacaagcttcttttgttggcactccaatatgtcccataaacatcacaattggtccttttgttcgatttaattctgtccatatatatccaaaatgtcccttTATAAagagcgtttgatccagaaaaaaaacagcataCAAAAAcgcgtcactacaaaatatttcaaaagttgcctataaactttgctaaaatatttcaaactacttttgtaatacagcgTTAGGtattttaaatgttaataatcagGAAACACAGGAAAGAACATGAAAGAAAAGAAACCAGCGCTGCTTTTCACGAattgcgcaactcacaaaagtgtccccagttcTGAGTTGGCCTActacttcattgcacaaaggaataacctcaaccaaattccaaagactggtgacatccagtggaggcggtaggaactgaaaataggTTCATATGAAATATCCCATGGCAAAGACAATacaggaaacagagaggggagaagagaaaaaacctgaacagttagtcctcggggttttacctgctacataagttctgttttcttcacagacatgattcaaacagttttagaaacttcagtgttttctatccaaatatatgaataatatgcatatcttatattcttgacatgagtagcaggaagttgaaattgggcaagGTATTTATCCagaagtgaaaattctgccccctagctttaagaggtagcggtctatgtatatttgtaaacagctggtgcacgatatctaaggaagtctcaaggttttgcttgcctgaggtagagtatctcatgataagctgtaaaccacactatctacctagagttttcatctgtatttttcgtagcctgcataccaccacagaccgatgctggcactaagacagcactcaatGAACTGTATACCCCGTAAGCAAACagaaaaacgctcatccagaggcggtgctcctactGCCGGGGACTTTAACACAGGGAAACAAATCAGTTTTGCCTAATTTCTTTCATCAtgctaaatgtgcaaccagagagagaattctatcctgattcctgcttacaagcaaaaatataAACCGTAACCACCAGTTACCAGGTCAataaaaaaaaagtggtcagatgaagcagatgctaaacttcaggactgttttgcttgcacagactggaatatgttccgtgattcTTCCAATTGCATTGATGAGTACACCATATcggtcactggcttcatcaataagtgcatcgacgacatcgtccccacagtgactacgtacataccccaaccagaagccatggattacaggcaacatcatcACTGAGGTAAACGGTAGAGCTGCTgcattcaaggagtgggactaaccttgacgcttataagaaatcccactatgccctcccaacgaaccatcaaacaggcaaagcatcgatacaggactaagatcgaatcgtactgcaacaacgctcgt is a window from the Oncorhynchus tshawytscha isolate Ot180627B linkage group LG14, Otsh_v2.0, whole genome shotgun sequence genome containing:
- the LOC112255179 gene encoding basic leucine zipper and W2 domain-containing protein 1-A-like isoform X1, which translates into the protein MNNQKQQKPTLTGQRFKTRKRDEKERFDPTQFQESIVQGLNQTGSDLEAVAKFLDASGAKLDYRRYAETLFDILVAGGMLAPGGSISDDLTRTEFCLFTAQEDLETMQAYAQVFNKLIRRYKYLEKGFEEEIKKLLLFLKGFTESERNKLAMLTGILLANGNISAAVIGSLFNENVVKEGVSAAFAVKLFKSWIYERDINAVAVALRKVSMDNRLMELFPANKRSCEHFSKYFTDAGLKELSDFARNQEAIGSRKELQKELQEMMARGDNFKDIIAYVREEMKKTSISEQLMIGIVWSSVMSCVEWNKKEELVCEQSIKHLKQYSPLLKAFTSQGASEIILLVKIQEYCYDNIHFMKAFQKIVVLLYKADVLSEEAILKWYAEAHVAKGKSVFLEQMKKFVEWLKNAEEESESEDEEEN